GTATCGTTTTCACAAATACATATTTGGACGACAGCTTAACGAAACGGGCTCTCTTGAATTGGACCACGCCAGGCCGCCGGAAACCGATCACTCCCTTTGACCTTTTCTGCCTCCTAAGGGTCTTGTCGCAACCTCGCAAAACATCTGACCCGTTCGAGCCCTTGAGAGAAGTTCCAGACGTCTATCTCACAGTTATGTTCGAGGGTTTGCGACAAATGCTCACAGCCCGCTGGTGGGACCGTATTTGGGTTGTGCAAGAGGCGGTGATTGCCAAGAAGATTACACTGAGATATGGGGGTGTTTCTGCTCCATGGGAGAtgcttgctgatgctgcttcGACACACTTCCAGCGAGCTGAAGCTCACTATGCTAGCCCAGTTCCGAGGAATGATGTCAAAGTCTTGAATCTCCTCTCACGAGTACAAGACATTGACAGCTTCCGCCGAGCGTGGGGAGAAAACGAGAAGCCCAAAATCTTGTCACTTTTGAGGGAATTCAGCAACCGCAAAGCTTCCGACGAGCGAGACAAGGTGTATGCCTTGCTCGGCCTATGCGACCAAGATACCGGCATCAGGCCAGATTACTCGTCCGAGGTCCGAGAAACGTACATGCTGGCCACTATTGACATTATCCTACACAATCGGTCCCTCTCAGTGCTCACGGGAGACCTTGGCCGGAAAGAGAGGCGAGACCTGCCGTCATGGGTTCCAGATTGGAGTGCCACATTTGACGAACATGATCGAAAACGGGTTCGACTTTTCAACCACTACAATGCCTGCGGAGATGCAAGCTGCAGCATATTGGAACATGACAAAATTGGAGGGCATATTGAAGACGAGATCACCTCTTTAGCCATGAGCCTAGAGCTGACGCCCGCTCCGATATCTCGTCCACCGGATTCTCTTTCGGAAATCCTCATGCAGTACAAATCCGCCCATCCGGAAGCCAGAAGTGCCTGCGACAGGTTGATTGCATGCTGCAGGTCAGACGGCCAACCAGATATCGAACCCTGGATTGACTACAGCATCGTTGAATTCGAGCCCCTCAAGTGGGAAGGTTGCTTGAAAGTGAGCGGCTGTTGCATTGGCACTGTAGAGAAGACAATGCCACCCCTTTACTCATCTTCCGACATGGACGCAGTTTCAGACGCAATCACTGCCTGGCACAAACACGCAGAGTTGTCACAGCCTCTTGATTTTAGACGGAATGACTTTGTGTCTACAATCTTGTCAGGTGTCAAAAAGACTCCAAACGGATTCGAAAGACTTGGGGCAGACGACGAACTGGCAATAAGCTACTGGTACCGATGCAAGATTGAGAAAGAGGACCTGGACTGGCCAGACCCGAACCTAGCACCGCCTACACCTGAAACTTTGGATGGTTTCACTGAAGTCATGCGCTTGTCCGTTACCAATCGGACCTTCTTCATCATACGAGGCGGCGGGATGGGCCTGGGTCCAGCTTCCATTGCCAAAGGTGATGAGATACATGCACTTCCTGGTGGCAAGCTGCCGTTCGTTCTCCGGAGTGTGAAACCTCCAGAAGACCTTGATCCTTGGCCCCATGCTTTGGAGCCCACGACATACAATTTAGTTGGCGACTGCTTCCTCCACGGCGCGATGGACTATCAGCTGGGCTCCCTTCAACGCGCGGGTCTTCCAGCGAAGTTCTTTCATCAGGTGGCGGACATACTACAAAATAAATGGGAGAGCTGTGGCCGAAAGTTGGGGGAAATACTCGGCTTGCAAGCAAAAGAATGGCCTGGAGAGTTAGAATGGCCTGAAATATCCCAATGGGATGAGGAACATCAACGAGATCTCCGACACCACTTGAACGGGATCTACGGGATCTACGAAAGACAGAAGCTGCCTaagggcgaggagagacCCAGAGGGAGGGGAGTACTTAGGAGCGAATATGAATTTATCAGCAAGAGGATGAATGGGCTATCCCTTGATTGGGCGAAGTTGACGAGAGTAGGGTTGGAGATTGAGAAGagatttatatatttagtCTAGAATAATAGAGGAATCTTTCGTTCTGCGAAATCGTAGCATCTTGGTGCTAGTTAGCAGTCAAGGCCTCTTATGCCAGAGTATTCATGAGCATTGAGCTAGCTTTACGTAGTCGGCATGTGGCCACTGTGGTAGCATTGGGACATGATGCTgtgatgtgttgataatgtgttctttgttataattgaagcctggccctcggtgtgataactgagccagaagaccgcACCTAATGACCTTGTTGTTTTGTTATGCAGAATGAATACCGCCGAGTCCGCCTCCGAAAACGATGCCGAAGCACCGTCCAGATAACAATGTCATCGCCAAATACGTCCGGCTTTCACTGATAACGGCATGTCAAGATCTGACCCTTGCGGAGATTTTTGTTCTTAGGATCATGGCTTTCGTACCAGGCGTGTCCCTCTTAAGACCAGGTATTACGTATTGGTTCACCTCGGGGAGTTGCAAGTCAATAGGGTTACTGACGGCGAACTATCATGTCAGATGACAAGAAGCACCAGATAGATGGGCGCATTAGTTATGCAACTGAGTTCAATACCGCTACCCTACCATTTACCAGTGTTGACAGGCCCCGAATGCAACCCTGGATATCCTTATCAACGACATactcaacaagctcatgGTTCTTGGCCCACACTAACCGCCAAACATTATGCCCCACAGTATTGGAACCGATATCGAGGCGATCCTGGGGCTGTTGGCAGACCGCTAAGCTAAAAGCTACACCTAGGTATGTAGAGGCGACTTAGTAGTCCTTGAGCGAGTGGACCGAGCACGAGCATGAGTGTGGCAAGGGTTCGCTCGCTAGAGGTCGCCTGTTTGCCCACTCCACATCATCAAGGATCTAGAGGGCAAGTCGAGTCGGTGAAGACAGTTGCCCGTTATGGTGGGAGTGTGGTTGAGTAGAACCCGAGGTGTCAAGAGGTGAATGCCAAGGGATGGAAAGTCTTGAATTTCGCCCAGAAAGCCAAGTAGAGTCCATTGTTGAATAAAATGCCCGAATGTAACTTACTCACCCCAACACGTAACCTGTTTTAGTCTGTACGCTCTCACCTGCCTGTCTTTCTCTACCCCAACCCCGACTGAGTAAACGGGGAGTTGACGGCGAATTTACCAACCAAAAGCAGCCTCGTGCGGGGAGAGATACGAGACCAGATATCTCGGATCATTTCTCGGCGCAAGGTAGTGAGCATCAAATCCCTGGGGCAGTTGGAAAGATGCGCAAATCGTGGTTTTGTACTCGGCCAGAATTGTTCAAGATCTCCTACGCCGATAAGCCCAATGATACAGAACATGTGCATGTCTTCTGAACGTCTAATTCGGCGAGGTTGTTAATAGGCAGAGAAACAAGGGATCAGGACTCACTGCCGAGAGTGCCGAGAGGACTCATTATTGCTGGACAAAAGTAGGAACTTTGGCCTCGGTCCATAATTAGAACATGCGGCTTTTGCTTGTGTGAGCTTGTTCGATAAGTAGATAACCTTTCACTACCTACCCAGGGGGAACCTAGGGAGAACCCAGGGGTAGgattgggttgggttggatTCAAGTATCGAGACTAGACGGGATTGGGCAAGGAGGTAGAAGCCCCACCTATTCGGTTGCTCCTTCCGTTTTGCATTCGCTCTCGATTTCCGTCTTGACTCGCAATTGATTAGCATGGATCCAAGACGCCGGGGCTATGCCTCCTAGTCCATCAAGGGTGGCTGGACTGGGGATGCTAGGAAACTCAAGGTTTGCTTGCTATTATCTGCATCCCGATTGAATCGGGGCAGCCGGAGTACCCTTCCCCAGGCCTCGCGTCGAGTCTCTCCGCATCAATAAGCCCAGACTCCGACGTGTCGAACCAACTCGGATAAGATCTGGATTGGCTTGAGGAGTCTAGCTGAGTTATCAAGCAGAGGTCGGACCCGCTAGAGCAGCTAAAACTTGGGGAACCCTGTCGTGGGCCTGATCTAAACCCAGTGAGGCGAGGCTTATCAGGATGCACCATTCGTCCTTCTTGTCATTGACGCCAAACCACGCCCAAGCCGTTTTATCGCCCCTGATGAATTCTGCGGTGTGCCCGAACATCACCTTTTTGGCCACTATCAGGACTGTAGGCAGACGTCATCCCTGGTCGCTGCCAGATAAAGGTATATAAAGGACCTGACGTTCGTCTTGCAGTGCCCCCTCGCCTCCTCTAAGCCCTCCTTCCCTCATCTCCCGAACTACAAGATTATCAACAAGACCTGTCTGGTCGACCTTAATCATGGATTCATCCAAGATGGAAAAAAGCCAATACGATCTCGAGGCTCCCACGCCTCTGGCGGCCACGGTCTCGCAAGTTGGAGAGGTCACCAAAGAGCAGCAGGTCGATGCTGTTTTCGGCGCAGTCACAGACAATGGACCAAATTACCGTGCGGTAGGTTACATCGATCAAATCTTTCCTGCGCATAGTGACTGATGTTGAGCAGCTGGGATGGATCGGAACCGTCGCTCTTATGCTCAAGACCCAGATCGGCCTCGGCGTTCTCTCGCTTCCCCACGCTTTTCACACGCTAGGGATGATCCCCGGAGCCATTCTCCTCTGCGCCGTGGCGGGTATCGCTATCTGGACTAGCTACATTGTCGGCGTCTTTAAGCTTAACCATCGCGACGTCTATAGCATCGACGATGCTGGGTATTTGATGTTCGGAAGGATCGGACGCGAGCTCTTTGCCATCGCATTCTGCCTATGTAAGTGGTTCTGGCAGGCAACTTCCCTACGTACGAACCAGGCTCTGACTCTTCCTAGACTGGATTTTTGTGGCAGGATCAGGAATGCTCGGTATCTCGATCGGACTCAACGCTATATCAGTCCATGGAACTTGCACCGCTGTGTTTGTTGCCGTGGCTGCCATTTccggcttcctcctcgcgAGTATCCGGACCCTCGGCCGTATTAGCTGGTTGGCCTGGGTTGGATTGGCCTTTATTCTTTGTTCAGGTAAGCCCAATATCCTGGCTGAGACATCCCGCCACGGCCACCTAACGTACATCCAGTCTTCGTCGTCACAATCAGTGTCGGTATTCAGGATCGTCCCGCTGAGGCGCCTCAGACAGGCCCCTGGGAATCAGACTGGCAGCTCATCGGCCATCCCACCTTTTCCCAGGGAGTTGCAGCCGTATCGACACTCATCTTCGCATGCTCGGCCACATCTGCATACTTCGCTATCGTGTGCGAGATGCGGGATCCTCGCGACTTCTCTCGATCCGTTATCACCGCCCAGGTCATCTCCACTATTGTCTACCTGATCGTTGCCGTTGTTGTGTACTACTTCTGCGGCTCTGCTGTTGCCTCCCCAGCGCTCGGATCCGCTGGGCCGTTGATCAAGAAAATCGCGTAtggcttggccttgcctgGCCTTCTTGTGACAACTACGATTTGTCTTCATGTAAGCCATGTCCCCCCACCTGTTCTTCAATCCAACTGACGTTATCGAGCTGCCGGCCAAGTACTTCCTTGTTCGTATCTTGAGAGGATCGGAGCACCTGACTGCCAACTCACTCGTCCACTGGTGCacttggcttggctgcacTGGCGGTTCCACCCTCATTGCTTATGTGATTGCGAGCGGCATTCCCGTGTTTGGAGACCTCGTCTCTCTGATCGGAGCTCTCTTGGGATTCTGCCTCGCATATCAGCCAACCGGTTGCATGTGGCTGTACGACAACTGGGGCCGACAAAACCGAGATTGGAAGTGGAAGGGCATGGTTGCGTGGTGCGTCTTCATCATTGCTCTGGGTAGCTTCATGACCGTGTCGGGAACGTACGGATCGATTGTCAACATCATTGACTCGCTCAAGAAGTCGGGCGGTACAAGGCCCTGGACCTGCGCCGATAACAGCAACTCGGTGTAGATGATGAGCTCTGCCACCCATAGCTTACCTACCGCGTGCAGAGTGGTAAACCTTACCCTTCAACACTGTAACTTCCAAGATGACTCGATGGTATCAATCATACTACATTCCATGAAGAACAAGCAAATACCAAGTGAAGAACGTATATTGGACATTGAAGAACGAACCTTTCCTGCTTATGGGGAACGACAGGCATCAAGAGTGAACACTGATCGTTATATGCGTGCACTGAAGGCAGACATCGGTTCCCTCTAATTCCCTAGATTGCGATTCTTTAAACGGGATGACGCTTTTTCTAAACAAGGCAATCTATGTCATGTAAAGCCTCGTTCTTTATGACGGTCTCCATCACGCTTCCTAGGTCAATCTAGTCGTAACCAACAAATCTTACTAAACCCTGCAAAGGCGACCgtcgctcttctcctcccagCCTTCGCTTCCTACGCAGGGTGTGCACCATAGGACATCCCTCGGATCGACCTTGCGCTTAATCTTGAGGAGGCGCTCGTAATTTTCGCCCCAGAAGGTATGCTGCCAGTCCTCTTCGAATGGGAATCCCTAAGCAGCATTGTCAGCAAAATCCCTCGCGCTGTGATACGGCTCAAGTAGACTCACCTCATTCATATACGAACCACCGCCAGGAGTTAGTTCACGGAGTGCCTGGAATCTGTCGTTTAGAATCTTTCTGGTCCTTCCTTCGGCTGTTTCATCGAAAGGAGGGTATCCCCATCCCAGCCAGTGGACTGGCAATAGTCAGCGTTTTGTCTTAAGGCTTGAATTTGACTGAAAGCCGTGTTAGTGGTTGACTCACTAGCATGAATGTAGGCTTTTCGCCATGCCGGATGGACGGCATTTCCTCCTCCACGGGGCTTTGCCTTGTTGACTCCCTTTCCAGCTACCATGTACGTTCCCAGCCAACCATCATTGATGAGGATTGGTTTGAGCGCATCAGCCAGCGCATCCAGATCCTTGGTCAGTGTATCCTTGTCTAGCAGCCGTGAGATGAGATACACAGAGCCGCCAGCTTGACCATCATCAAAATTCTCGCTGTACCAATCTGCGAATGAGTCGTATGGTTGAGTGAGAACAAGAAGAGTGACCTGTCCAGGCCAACGCTTCTGGATAGTCTCGTTCAGAGGTTTAAagatcttgttgatctttGCTGTATCCTGGGTATCAAGTATGATGGTTTTACCCATCAGACCGGCGACTCTCTCAGGAAGACCAGGGATTGGTACGGGTGGTGGCGAGTCCACAGTGGCCATCAGATAGCCGGACAGGCCGGAGTCAGAGAGGTAAGGGATTTGAGAAGTAGCCCAGGTGACGAGATCTAAAGCAAACGGTGCTTGAGGGAGAGTAAAAGCCATAAAGGAGACCatggtgagcttcttggaagGGTGCGTCATGACAGTGACAGAGGTAAGAACTCCAAAGGTAGATCCTCCTCCCTGATGAGTGTCAGCTGATGTGCAGCGAAGACTAGTACCCGAGATGTGCATAACTTACACCACGTATCGCCCAGAACAAGTCTGAGTGCTGGTCTTCATTCACCGTGATGATTTCACCGTTAGGTGTAacaacctccatctccaggACATTATCTGCTGCCAGGCCGTAGTGAGGGGCTAGGATCGAATGCCCACCTCCCGTCACGTAGCCACCCAGCCCCACGGTCTTGGCTCCGCCGCCTACAACAGTGCGACCATTTTCGGCAGCAACATTGTAAAGATCAAGCATCGCTGTTCCAGCTCCGGCAGTGATGGCATCACCGCGTATGGTCTTGCCTGATCCAGAGAGCTTGAACTGACCTTTGTGGTActggatcttgttgaggtGGTGTGTCCAGATGGAGAGAGCACCTGACCCAACTGAGCGCCCAAGATAGTCATGTCCGCTGCTCCTTACAACAAGGCGGACGTTTCGCTTCCGGGCTATGAGATGTGCGTCAACTGAGATGTTCGTGCTTTGCTGGCTCATGCGTCATTTACCAAAGTCcacagcagccttgacatgCTTCGCCGTAGCCGCTTCGGCCACATAAGACGGATAGCCTGCACCAGTGCAAGGAAAGTCTTCAAAGGGGAGACAAGTGTAATTCGCCCAGAGATCCCACATGACAGAGACTGGATCTTGTGCATGGAACTCAAAGGTCCTCCAATCTTGTTGAACGTTGGGACATTGATCTTTGTTGTAGTTTGGCTGCCCGTCGTGGCAAACACCTCCAGGAGGGTTTGGCCTGATGAGCCTACCATCAATGGTCTTGTTAAGCCGAGACCACTCATTGTTTGACGGCCATGCTGAAGTGCCAGGGAACGCCTTGCAGTTCTTGGAGAGGGGTGTTGCCAATGATAAAGTTGGCGCGCAAAGCGCGAGGAGTAGGTTGAAAGAGATCATGCTTGCGTGCCTAGAGATCCTTCACCACTATGTTTGGAAGGGTTAcatattaataatttagtgTCATTGTTCAGATATCTATGCTAGACGCTGATTTTGGAACCTATTCTCCGCCAAGATTTGATCCAAGCGAGATAATTGTGAAAGAAACGGAAAGAGAGCTAAACAGCGCTCTGAATTTAGCCGATGCACATCAGCAGAGCCGTCTGGGCCGACGGCACCGTTCCCGAAGGATTCTTGCAGTGCAGAAAGGGGCAGATTGCAGCTTACCAGTCTTACATACGTGCCGCAGCGTTACAGGCCGTAAGCGCTGCAAGGGTCGTTGGCAACCGAAGGTCCCGAAGGCCCAGACCGTCACAACTTCCGTCCATTTCTATGGGCTGGCTTCAATGTCGTCGTAATGACACTTCATTGGCTGTAGAAGCCCCTGTTTTCTCATATGGGATGGGCAGAGGTCGTACGTATTGACATTCTTTTGTGCAACATAGGCCACTTGAGTACTTGTCTATCTCAATATCGCCGCGACACATAGAGCCCGACTGGATTCTCACAAGAATTTCACTTTATATCCGCCCAAAAGCCTAACTCTTAGACAGTCATCTGCGGCCTTCAAAACTGCAATCGAAGCAGCATGGAGTCAGATCAACGAGGCAGCTTAGACATCACTACGCAAACTGACCCAAATGTGAATAACAGCAAAGTGGCTGAAAACAAGTACAACAACGATGGGCCTCATTCCAAAGAGAAGGTTGAGACCTCTCCTGGAGACTCTGAAAGCAATACAGCCGTCCCGCCGCTACAGACCGATGATGAGACCCCAACTCATCAGTACGCGACACCACGAGAGCTCAGTCTACTGTCAACAGTGTTCACTATTGCCACCTTCATGATAGCAATAGATGGAAGTATCCTTGGTAAGGAAACTTGAGTCGTATACATTTTCCACAAAGATCTAATCACTAACTAACTATAGCGACTGCCATCCCGAAGATCACTAGTGATTTCCGTCGACTCGATGATGTGCCTTGGTATGGAAGCGCCTATCTCCTAACAGAAATGGCATTCCAGCCCACCTTCGGTCGTTTGTATACCCTGTTTGATGCTAGGATTCTCTATCTGGTATCCATCATAATATGTAAGTTGCTTCGGTCCCCCTGAATTTCTTGGCGATTACGTCTAACATGCATTTTGTTAAGTCGAAGCTGGCACAATTCTTTGCGCCGCTGCACCAAATTCGGCATCATTGATCACCGGAAGAGTGATatctggagctggagctgctgggCTTCTCTGCGGAAGTCTGGCAGTGTATGGACGGTCAGTTCCCCTGCGGGCTAGGCCGTTCGGGATGGCCCTCGTCACGAGCATGTATGGCATCGCGGGAGTGCTAGGCCCGACCCTTGGAGGGCTGATCACAGATACGCCTCGGTTGACTTGGCGGTTCTGCTTTTGGTACGTCACTCCTT
This window of the Fusarium keratoplasticum isolate Fu6.1 chromosome 3, whole genome shotgun sequence genome carries:
- a CDS encoding FAD-binding PCMH-type domain-containing protein; the encoded protein is MISFNLLLALCAPTLSLATPLSKNCKAFPGTSAWPSNNEWSRLNKTIDGRLIRPNPPGGVCHDGQPNYNKDQCPNVQQDWRTFEFHAQDPVSVMWDLWANYTCLPFEDFPCTGAGYPSYVAEAATAKHVKAAVDFARKRNVRLVVRSSGHDYLGRSVGSGALSIWTHHLNKIQYHKGQFKLSGSGKTIRGDAITAGAGTAMLDLYNVAAENGRTVVGGGAKTVGLGGYVTGGGHSILAPHYGLAADNVLEMEVVTPNGEIITVNEDQHSDLFWAIRGGGGSTFGVLTSVTVMTHPSKKLTMVSFMAFTLPQAPFALDLVTWATSQIPYLSDSGLSGYLMATVDSPPPVPIPGLPERVAGLMGKTIILDTQDTAKINKIFKPLNETIQKRWPGQVTLLVLTQPYDSFADWYSENFDDGQAGGSVYLISRLLDKDTLTKDLDALADALKPILINDGWLGTYMVAGKGVNKAKPRGGGNAVHPAWRKAYIHAIHWLGWGYPPFDETAEGRTRKILNDRFQALRELTPGGGSYMNEGFPFEEDWQHTFWGENYERLLKIKRKVDPRDVLWCTPCVGSEGWEEKSDGRLCRV
- a CDS encoding HET domain-containing protein, whose product is MTSTWLAPPSFYSKRLAPNEIRLMALLPGRWKDPISCQIGIDSLLKKERRNDYKALSYAWGLRSRSDPPHIRVQDTMLPITVNLECALRHLRLPDEPLILWVDAICINQADVFERTTQVSRMADIYSEATEVIVFLGGGPGRQMKGSEKHKDPGPCIVFTNTYLDDSLTKRALLNWTTPGRRKPITPFDLFCLLRVLSQPRKTSDPFEPLREVPDVYLTVMFEGLRQMLTARWWDRIWVVQEAVIAKKITLRYGGVSAPWEMLADAASTHFQRAEAHYASPVPRNDVKVLNLLSRVQDIDSFRRAWGENEKPKILSLLREFSNRKASDERDKVYALLGLCDQDTGIRPDYSSEVRETYMLATIDIILHNRSLSVLTGDLGRKERRDLPSWVPDWSATFDEHDRKRVRLFNHYNACGDASCSILEHDKIGGHIEDEITSLAMSLELTPAPISRPPDSLSEILMQYKSAHPEARSACDRLIACCRSDGQPDIEPWIDYSIVEFEPLKWEGCLKVSGCCIGTVEKTMPPLYSSSDMDAVSDAITAWHKHAELSQPLDFRRNDFVSTILSGVKKTPNGFERLGADDELAISYWYRCKIEKEDLDWPDPNLAPPTPETLDGFTEVMRLSVTNRTFFIIRGGGMGLGPASIAKGDEIHALPGGKLPWRLLPPRRDGLSAGLPSTRGSSSEVLSSGGGHTTK
- a CDS encoding Aa-trans domain-containing protein, whose translation is MDSSKMEKSQYDLEAPTPLAATVSQVGEVTKEQQVDAVFGAVTDNGPNYRALGWIGTVALMLKTQIGLGVLSLPHAFHTLGMIPGAILLCAVAGIAIWTSYIVGVFKLNHRDVYSIDDAGYLMFGRIGRELFAIAFCLYWIFVAGSGMLGISIGLNAISVHGTCTAVFVAVAAISGFLLASIRTLGRISWLAWVGLAFILCSVFVVTISVGIQDRPAEAPQTGPWESDWQLIGHPTFSQGVAAVSTLIFACSATSAYFAIVCEMRDPRDFSRSVITAQVISTIVYLIVAVVVYYFCGSAVASPALGSAGPLIKKIAYGLALPGLLVTTTICLHLPAKYFLVRILRGSEHLTANSLVHWCTWLGCTGGSTLIAYVIASGIPVFGDLVSLIGALLGFCLAYQPTGCMWLYDNWGRQNRDWKWKGMVAWCVFIIALGSFMTVSGTYGSIVNIIDSLKKSGGTRPWTCADNSNSV